From one Rhodoferax sp. PAMC 29310 genomic stretch:
- a CDS encoding NAD+ synthase: protein MTLKICVAQLNFVVGDLAGNSKKIVDAAHTAYAEGVRLLLTPELSICGYAAEDFFLRPAFIAACDDAVKSVARALTGLKNMSVVVGHPTGHDSHTRSVAVPRRHNTASVLCEGRVVASYDKRELPNYQVFDERRYFTPGDGVCVFEAGEAGHRVKVGLLICEDAWFDEPARLAHAAGAELLAVINASPFHVGKGNEREMMMRIRVHDCGLPLVYAHLVGGQDEVIFEGHSFALDADGTVAGRAPSFAEDLFVVLASKAQGAIKLEASVAPERTADADLWDALVLGVRDYIGKNGFPSVLLGLSGGIDSALVLAVAVDALGKDRVRTVMMPSPYTADISWIDAHEMAKRLGVRYDEISIVPQFEAFKTSLATEFQGLAEDTTEENIQARIRGTLLMALSNKFGGIVLTTGNKSEMATGYCTLYGDMAGGFAVIKDVAKTAVFRLARWRNLHDPYGRGKQPIPERIITRPPSAELRADQTDQDSLPAYEVLDAIIERYMENDQSIEAIVAAGFERHDVEKVTRLIKINEYKRRQSPVGIRVTHRSFGKDWRYPITNKFRA, encoded by the coding sequence ATGACTCTCAAAATCTGCGTTGCCCAACTCAACTTCGTGGTGGGCGACTTGGCTGGCAACTCGAAAAAAATTGTGGACGCCGCCCATACGGCCTATGCTGAGGGCGTTCGCCTGCTTTTGACGCCAGAACTGTCCATTTGCGGCTACGCGGCGGAAGACTTTTTTTTGCGTCCGGCCTTCATTGCGGCCTGTGATGATGCCGTGAAATCAGTGGCCCGCGCGTTGACCGGGTTAAAAAACATGTCCGTGGTGGTGGGTCACCCCACGGGTCACGACAGCCACACTCGCTCAGTCGCTGTGCCCCGTCGTCACAACACGGCCAGTGTGCTGTGTGAGGGACGCGTAGTGGCTTCATATGACAAACGGGAGTTGCCTAACTACCAAGTATTTGACGAGCGCCGTTACTTCACACCCGGTGACGGGGTCTGTGTGTTCGAGGCCGGAGAAGCGGGACACCGGGTCAAGGTGGGTCTGCTGATCTGCGAAGACGCCTGGTTTGATGAGCCGGCGCGCCTCGCCCATGCGGCGGGCGCTGAATTGCTGGCGGTGATCAACGCCTCGCCTTTTCACGTGGGAAAAGGCAATGAGCGCGAAATGATGATGCGCATCCGGGTCCATGACTGTGGCCTGCCGCTGGTCTATGCCCACTTGGTGGGCGGGCAAGACGAGGTGATTTTTGAGGGCCATTCCTTTGCGCTTGATGCAGACGGCACGGTAGCGGGGCGCGCGCCCAGTTTCGCGGAAGATCTGTTCGTGGTCCTCGCCAGTAAAGCGCAAGGCGCTATCAAACTGGAAGCAAGTGTGGCCCCGGAGCGCACGGCAGACGCTGACTTGTGGGATGCCCTGGTGCTGGGTGTGCGTGACTACATCGGTAAAAACGGATTCCCCAGCGTGCTTTTGGGCTTGTCGGGCGGCATTGACTCGGCGCTGGTGCTGGCTGTGGCAGTCGACGCCCTGGGCAAGGATCGGGTTCGTACCGTGATGATGCCCTCACCCTACACGGCGGACATCAGCTGGATTGACGCGCATGAGATGGCCAAACGCCTGGGTGTGCGCTACGACGAAATTTCGATCGTGCCGCAGTTTGAGGCCTTTAAAACCTCACTGGCCACCGAGTTTCAGGGCTTGGCCGAAGACACCACTGAGGAGAACATCCAGGCCCGCATCCGAGGCACGCTGTTGATGGCGCTGTCCAACAAGTTTGGCGGCATCGTGCTCACCACGGGCAACAAGTCAGAAATGGCCACAGGTTACTGCACGCTTTACGGCGACATGGCTGGTGGCTTTGCCGTCATCAAGGACGTGGCCAAGACGGCTGTATTTCGGTTGGCCCGGTGGCGCAACCTACATGACCCGTATGGCAGGGGCAAGCAGCCCATCCCCGAGCGCATCATTACCCGTCCGCCAAGCGCCGAGTTGCGCGCTGACCAGACCGATCAGGACAGCCTGCCGGCCTACGAGGTGCTGGACGCGATCATTGAGCGTTATATGGAAAATGACCAAAGCATTGAGGCCATTGTTGCCGCAGGTTTTGAGCGCCATGACGTCGAAAAAGTGACGCGATTGATCAAAATAAACGAATACAAACGCCGCCAGTCCCCCGTGGGCATTCGCGTGACCCACCGCAGCTTCGGCAAAGATTGGCGTTATCCTATAACCAATAAGTTTCGTGCATAG
- a CDS encoding P-II family nitrogen regulator — translation MKQITAIVKPFKLEEVREALAECGVTGLTVTEVKGFGRQKGHTELYRGAEYVVDFLPKVKVEVVVNTDDVDRCVDAIVKAAHTGKIGDGKIFVTNVERVVRIRTGELDESAI, via the coding sequence ATGAAACAGATCACCGCCATTGTTAAACCGTTCAAGCTCGAAGAGGTGCGCGAAGCATTGGCCGAATGCGGCGTCACCGGGCTGACTGTCACTGAAGTCAAAGGCTTTGGCCGCCAAAAAGGCCACACAGAGCTCTACCGGGGCGCCGAGTATGTGGTTGACTTTCTGCCCAAAGTCAAGGTCGAAGTGGTGGTGAACACCGATGACGTGGACCGCTGTGTTGACGCAATCGTCAAGGCCGCCCACACCGGCAAGATTGGTGACGGCAAGATTTTTGTGACCAATGTGGAGCGCGTGGTGCGAATTCGCACTGGCGAATTGGACGAGTCCGCCATCTAG
- a CDS encoding RDD family protein has translation MNTTAPESPQPTLLTPSLYRRMACWLYEGLLMFGVVFIAGYLFGTLSQTRNAMDNRHWLQGFLFVVFGIYFVWLWAKGQTLAMKTWEIKVVDPQGRPISQARALLRYVLSWLWFLPALGAASLFHLSGPESVVIVLGWVAVWAILSRFHPQRQFWHDALAGTRLVAMPHAAKR, from the coding sequence ATGAACACCACTGCGCCAGAATCCCCCCAACCCACCCTTCTCACCCCCAGTCTTTACCGTCGCATGGCATGCTGGCTGTACGAAGGCTTGTTGATGTTTGGCGTGGTTTTTATTGCCGGCTACCTCTTTGGCACGCTGAGCCAAACTCGCAACGCCATGGACAACCGCCACTGGTTGCAGGGGTTTTTGTTCGTGGTCTTTGGGATTTATTTTGTCTGGCTTTGGGCCAAAGGACAGACATTGGCCATGAAAACCTGGGAAATCAAGGTGGTTGACCCGCAGGGTCGCCCCATTTCACAGGCCCGCGCCTTGCTGCGCTATGTGCTTAGCTGGCTTTGGTTTCTGCCTGCTTTGGGGGCCGCGTCACTATTTCACTTGTCGGGCCCGGAGTCCGTGGTGATTGTTCTGGGCTGGGTGGCCGTATGGGCCATTTTGAGCCGCTTCCACCCTCAGCGACAGTTCTGGCACGATGCGTTGGCAGGAACCCGGCTGGTTGCCATGCCACACGCTGCCAAGCGCTAA
- a CDS encoding acetolactate synthase 3 catalytic subunit produces MEITQAEIASAAAASAAKDQELRGAEILVKSLQAEGVKYIWGYPGGAVLHIYDAFYKQETIQHVLVRHEQAAVHAADGYARATGEVGVALVTSGPGVTNAITGIATAYMDSIPMVIITGQVPTAAIGLDAFQECDTVGITRPIVKHNFLVKDARDLAMTMKKAFHIARTGRPGPVVVDIPKDVSFNKVPYAGYPESVEMRSYNPVRKGHGGQIRKALQLLLAAKRPYIYTGGGVLLSNASAELRTLVDMLGYPCTNTLMGLGAYPASDPKFLGMLGMHGTLEANSAMQNCDVLLAVGARFDDRVIGNPKHFAQNERKIIHIDIDPSSISKRVKVDIPIVGDVKDVLTEMIAMIKESTVKPDADALGAWWDTIAGWRKRDCLKYDHGKNDVIKPQYVVETLWNMTKDADTYVTSDVGQHQMWAAQYYRFDEPRRWINSGGLGTMGVGIPYAMGIKLAKPDSEVYCITGEGSVQMCIQELSTCLQYNTPIKIVSLNNRYLGMVRQWQEMEYEGRYSHSYMDALPNFVKLAEAYGHVGMLIERAQDVEPALREARKLKDRTVFMDFRTDPTENVFPMVKAGKGITEMLLGSEDL; encoded by the coding sequence ATGGAAATCACACAAGCAGAAATCGCTTCAGCCGCTGCCGCGTCAGCTGCAAAAGATCAAGAATTGCGCGGAGCCGAGATTCTCGTCAAGTCGCTCCAAGCTGAAGGTGTCAAATACATCTGGGGTTATCCCGGTGGTGCTGTTTTGCACATCTACGACGCTTTTTACAAGCAAGAGACCATTCAGCACGTTTTGGTGCGCCACGAGCAAGCTGCCGTGCATGCTGCTGATGGTTATGCACGTGCCACAGGCGAAGTCGGAGTGGCGTTGGTCACGTCCGGCCCCGGCGTCACGAATGCCATTACCGGCATTGCGACCGCGTACATGGACAGTATTCCGATGGTGATCATCACAGGACAGGTTCCAACCGCGGCCATTGGCCTGGATGCGTTTCAAGAGTGCGACACCGTGGGTATCACTCGGCCCATCGTGAAGCACAATTTCCTGGTCAAGGACGCGCGCGATCTGGCCATGACCATGAAGAAGGCGTTTCACATCGCCCGCACAGGTCGGCCCGGTCCTGTTGTCGTTGATATCCCGAAAGACGTGTCCTTCAACAAGGTGCCCTATGCCGGCTACCCTGAGTCGGTCGAAATGCGTTCTTACAACCCGGTTCGCAAGGGCCATGGCGGGCAAATTCGCAAGGCGCTTCAGTTGCTGTTGGCCGCCAAGCGTCCTTACATTTACACCGGTGGCGGTGTTCTGCTGAGCAATGCTTCGGCTGAGTTGCGTACTTTGGTGGACATGCTGGGTTACCCCTGCACCAACACCTTGATGGGCTTGGGCGCTTACCCGGCCAGTGACCCCAAATTCCTTGGCATGCTGGGCATGCACGGTACTCTGGAGGCCAACAGCGCGATGCAAAACTGCGACGTATTGTTGGCGGTGGGTGCGCGCTTTGACGACCGCGTGATTGGTAACCCCAAACACTTTGCCCAGAATGAGCGAAAGATCATTCATATTGATATTGACCCCTCCAGCATTTCCAAGCGGGTGAAGGTTGACATCCCTATCGTAGGTGATGTGAAAGACGTGTTGACCGAGATGATCGCAATGATCAAGGAAAGCACGGTCAAGCCAGATGCGGATGCGCTGGGTGCATGGTGGGACACGATTGCAGGCTGGCGCAAGCGCGATTGCCTAAAGTATGACCACGGCAAAAATGATGTCATCAAACCCCAGTATGTTGTTGAGACACTCTGGAATATGACCAAGGACGCCGATACCTACGTCACGTCTGACGTCGGTCAGCACCAAATGTGGGCGGCCCAGTACTACCGCTTCGATGAGCCACGCCGTTGGATAAACTCGGGCGGATTGGGAACCATGGGCGTGGGCATTCCTTACGCCATGGGCATCAAACTGGCGAAACCTGACAGCGAGGTTTACTGCATTACGGGCGAGGGTTCGGTGCAAATGTGTATTCAGGAGCTCTCGACCTGCTTGCAATACAACACGCCTATCAAAATCGTTTCGCTGAACAATCGCTATCTGGGCATGGTGCGACAGTGGCAGGAAATGGAGTACGAGGGACGCTACAGCCATAGTTACATGGATGCATTGCCCAATTTTGTGAAGCTGGCGGAGGCCTATGGCCACGTTGGAATGCTGATCGAACGCGCTCAGGACGTTGAGCCCGCTTTGCGCGAAGCGCGCAAGCTGAAAGATCGCACGGTGTTCATGGATTTCAGAACCGATCCAACCGAAAACGTCTTTCCCATGGTGAAGGCTGGGAAGGGCATCACCGAGATGTTGCTGGGTTCGGAAGATCTTTAA
- the ilvN gene encoding acetolactate synthase small subunit, with protein sequence MKHIIAVLLENEAGALSRVVGLFSARGYNIESLTVAPTEDPSLSRMTIQTHGSDEVIEQITKHLNRLIEVVKVVDLTEGAYTERELMMVKVRAVGKEREEMKRMVDIFRGRIIDVTDKSYTIELTGDQAKNDAFLQAIERGAILETVRTGSSGIGRGERILRV encoded by the coding sequence ATGAAACACATCATTGCAGTTTTGCTAGAAAACGAAGCGGGCGCTCTCTCCCGTGTCGTCGGCCTTTTCTCGGCGCGCGGATACAACATTGAGTCGTTGACCGTAGCGCCAACCGAAGATCCCAGCCTGTCTCGCATGACGATTCAGACGCACGGATCCGATGAAGTCATTGAGCAAATTACCAAACACCTGAATCGATTGATTGAGGTCGTCAAGGTTGTGGACCTGACCGAAGGTGCTTACACCGAGCGGGAGCTCATGATGGTCAAGGTACGCGCTGTGGGCAAAGAGCGTGAAGAAATGAAACGAATGGTGGATATTTTTCGGGGTCGTATCATCGACGTCACCGACAAGAGCTACACCATTGAGTTGACGGGTGATCAAGCCAAAAATGATGCGTTTTTGCAGGCGATTGAGCGCGGGGCTATTTTGGAAACTGTCCGTACTGGTTCCAGTGGAATCGGACGTGGCGAACGTATTTTGCGAGTTTAA
- the ilvC gene encoding ketol-acid reductoisomerase: protein MKVFYDKDCDLSLIKGKTVAIIGYGSQGHAHAQNLNDSGVKVVVGLRKGGASWPKVEKAGLKVAEVAEAVKSADVVMILLPDEQIGAVYKNDIEPNIKQGASLVFAHGFNVHYGLVTPRADLDVWMVAPKAPGHTVRGTYAQGGGVPHLIAIHQDKSGRTRDLALSYAMANGGGKAGIIETNFREETETDLFGEQAVLCGGTVELIKAGFETLVEAGYAPEMAYFECLHELKLIVDMIYEGGIANMNYSISNNAEYGEYVTGPRIVTSATKDAMRQCLKDIQTGEYAKSFILESQAGGPTLLSRRRLTSEHQIEQVGEKLRAMMPWIAKNKLVDQTRN from the coding sequence ATGAAGGTTTTCTACGACAAAGACTGTGATCTCAGTCTCATCAAAGGCAAGACAGTTGCCATCATCGGTTACGGCAGCCAGGGCCATGCTCACGCTCAGAATTTGAACGACAGCGGCGTCAAAGTAGTGGTTGGTTTGCGCAAAGGTGGCGCGTCTTGGCCAAAGGTCGAGAAGGCTGGCCTGAAGGTCGCTGAAGTGGCTGAAGCTGTCAAGTCAGCTGACGTCGTCATGATTTTGTTGCCCGACGAGCAAATCGGCGCGGTTTACAAGAACGACATTGAGCCCAACATCAAGCAAGGCGCCTCCCTGGTGTTTGCTCACGGTTTCAACGTTCACTATGGTTTGGTCACACCCCGTGCCGACCTGGATGTCTGGATGGTGGCGCCGAAGGCTCCCGGCCACACGGTTCGTGGTACTTATGCCCAAGGTGGCGGTGTTCCTCACCTGATCGCGATTCATCAAGATAAATCGGGTCGCACTCGTGACTTGGCGTTGAGCTATGCCATGGCCAACGGTGGCGGCAAGGCCGGCATCATTGAAACCAACTTCCGCGAAGAAACAGAAACCGACTTGTTCGGTGAACAAGCTGTGTTGTGCGGCGGTACGGTTGAGCTGATCAAAGCGGGTTTCGAAACTCTGGTCGAAGCAGGTTACGCGCCTGAAATGGCTTACTTCGAATGCTTGCATGAGCTGAAGTTGATTGTGGACATGATTTACGAAGGCGGTATCGCCAACATGAATTACTCCATCTCCAACAATGCCGAGTACGGTGAGTATGTGACTGGACCACGTATTGTGACCAGCGCGACCAAAGACGCGATGCGCCAGTGTCTGAAGGATATTCAAACCGGCGAGTATGCTAAGAGCTTTATCTTGGAAAGCCAGGCGGGAGGCCCAACTTTGCTGAGCCGTCGTCGTTTGACATCCGAGCACCAAATCGAGCAGGTTGGCGAGAAGCTTCGCGCGATGATGCCTTGGATCGCGAAAAACAAACTGGTTGATCAAACCCGTAACTGA
- the pssA gene encoding CDP-diacylglycerol--serine O-phosphatidyltransferase, with translation MHGGNDLDTTDTDGVVVRKRRKGIYILPNLFTLAALFGGFYAIVMAIDGRFDLAAVGIFCAMVLDSLDGRIARMTNTQSAFGEQMDSLSDMVSFGAAPAIIAYVWALKGLGRWGWIAAFVYCACAALRLARFNVNTSVVDKRYFQGLPSPAAAALVAGFIWVMTDLGVAGSSVAWPMFALALYAGLTMVTNVPFYSFKDINMKRSVPFVVIVLIALGIAVINIDPPIVICGLFLLYGFSGYVIYGWRKAKGMQTSVISTSTDEPEERGLH, from the coding sequence ATGCATGGCGGGAATGACTTGGACACTACAGATACCGATGGCGTCGTTGTAAGGAAAAGACGAAAAGGCATTTATATACTGCCAAACCTGTTTACCCTGGCTGCACTTTTTGGTGGCTTTTATGCCATCGTTATGGCCATTGATGGCCGGTTTGACTTGGCCGCAGTCGGTATTTTTTGCGCCATGGTGCTGGACAGTCTGGACGGTCGGATTGCACGCATGACCAATACGCAAAGTGCGTTTGGCGAGCAAATGGACTCCTTGTCCGACATGGTCTCTTTTGGCGCGGCGCCGGCCATTATTGCTTATGTGTGGGCCTTGAAAGGTTTGGGGCGTTGGGGGTGGATTGCCGCTTTCGTCTATTGCGCCTGTGCGGCTCTTCGTTTGGCACGCTTTAATGTCAACACTAGTGTTGTTGACAAACGCTACTTTCAGGGTCTGCCATCGCCGGCTGCCGCGGCGTTGGTTGCGGGGTTTATTTGGGTGATGACCGACCTCGGTGTCGCGGGTTCGAGCGTAGCTTGGCCCATGTTTGCCTTGGCGCTGTATGCTGGTTTGACCATGGTCACGAACGTGCCTTTTTACAGTTTCAAAGACATCAACATGAAGCGCAGTGTTCCTTTTGTTGTGATTGTCTTGATCGCCCTTGGAATTGCTGTGATCAACATTGATCCCCCCATAGTGATTTGCGGCCTGTTCTTGTTGTACGGCTTCAGTGGCTATGTGATTTACGGATGGAGAAAAGCCAAAGGCATGCAGACCAGTGTGATCAGTACTTCAACAGACGAGCCAGAAGAGCGCGGACTTCATTGA